One Candidatus Nitronauta litoralis genomic window, CGTCCCGGAAGACCGCACCCGCATGCTTGGCCGATTGGATATGCTTTACGAAATGACCCTCGATTTAGCTGAGGAAGAGGAAGAAGATGAGGAGGGTTGATTGGCAACTCTCAATAGTCCATTTGTAGTCAAAAAAATCTGACCTCTTTTTAAAGGGTGACCCTTTAAGTTAGTCCATAACAAAATTATGAGAATGGTCATAGGCCAGGAACATCAGAAACTATCGTTAACATAAAACAATGGATTGATAACAAATATCCGCAGATACTACGTGATAGTGAAATAAAAATAGGAGTTGTTCAAAAGCTCCTAAATCTTTATCTAAAGTATCAGTGGCGTTTGGAGTTGGTTTCAACTCCACCTCACTGCCCTTTTGATAGAATTATTATTTCAAAAATGCAAATGAGTAGACTACCTCCATGGACAAAGTAGAATTCAATTGAAGATTACAAAGAGCTGGTAAGTAGGGCATCAGAGTTAGCAGGTAATAAACCGATAGCGGAGTGGGAGCTTGATGTTTTTGCACGATGACAAAGTGTGAAGAGGGTCAAGCCTTAATTTATCTGAAAATTTAAAGTTGTCGCCTTCGTTAACCCCTCTGCACAACTTTATCCCTCAAAACTTTCAAAACGATATCCTGCCTCATGCACCGTTCAGATAATTTCAGGTTGTTGGGGATCTTTTTCGATATCGTGTATCAGGGTCTCCTGGGAAGTCGGCACGCAGGCGCGCTTTGCGTTTACGCTGCCAGACTATGAGTCCGGTGACATAAAGATGGATCGGGGCAAATCCAGCCAGGAACATCAGGACACGACCGGGCATTCCGAGCGCTTCTCCATTGTGGATGGGGAACATCCAGGACAGCAAAGTGTCTCTGCTGCTCATGGTCTGTGGCTCCTGAGTTTTCCGAATTTCACCATTGTAAGCTGATATCCAAAGCTGGGTGCTGCCGCTGGTTTGGCGTATCTCGCCGGGCTGGCGCATGATGATGCGGAAAGCGGCTTCGGTAGAGGATGGGAAATAAATACGCTGTAGTTTCGCCCGGGGAAAAAAATCGCGGGCAATAGAAGCGACCTCGTGGATATTGATTTTTTGACCTCCGCCTGTCTCTATTTTGGATATACCGGATGGAGGCAATTGCTCAACGGGAAGAATCATGCTGAGGGCGGATTTCATGTATTGGGGGAAAATCATGGATATCCCGGAGAAGGCCGCCACCACAAGTACGATGCAGGCATAGGCGCCGACCGTTTTGTGCAGGTCGTAAATTTGTCGGACAGGGCTGGAACGATGCCTGAATGTAAATGCCTGCAGGAATTTTCCAGGTTGCCGCCACCACAGAACAACCCCGGACACAACCGAACAGATTAAAAGCAGGCCTATCACACCTACGATGGTTTCCCCACGCTTACCTGACAGCAGGGTGAAATGCATCTTATATAGACAACTCATCAGGTAGCCGCCCCACCGCCGTTGCCCTAACACTTCGGCCGTAAAAGGGTTGACCATCACATCCAGCAAAACCGTTTGATCTTCTTTGGGAAGAGTAAACCGGATTTTAAAGGGCGCTCGCAAATGCGGAGGAAAATACAGCCTGGCTGGTTTTGCCGAAACAGGCACCGCCTTTTGTGCCGCCGCTGTGATTTCAGTGAGCCGGGCGTATTCTCCACCGGGCTCAACGGTCAGCAAGGCGGGGTTCAGAAGTTCATCGATGCCCTTGTAAAAGACCAGGGCACTTCCCGTCAGACCGCTGAAAGCAAACATTAAGCCGACAAACAGACCGAGATATAGATGAATCCTGAACCACAAGCTGTGGCGGGGGGCAGGAGCGGTTCGTTTTTTCCGGATGGATGTCTTCAAAACTCATACACGTTGTTCAATATCTCTGACACTCCGCCTTGGCTTTCCTGTTTGCCGCATGCGCCTCCCTTCTTTCCTTGAGTGGAACTCCAATGGATCGAAGGCCATGCATTCATCAGGTCACCATTTAAATGAATAAGTGGCGCTGATGGAACGGCCCGATCCCGCTGAGTAGCGATCATTGAAGTCGTATATCTGGGAAATGTTCGGGAAATACTGCTCATCAAACAGGTTCTTGATGCCAACACTCAGTGACCCTGTTTCGAAATTCAAGGTGCTGACCAAATCCACCAATACATAATCGTCCACAGCGCCTCTGCCAAATCCGGGCTGCCCTTTGAATCGGTCCCGGTTGCCGGAGTACAGGAATTGCAGACGGTTACGCCAGTTAGAAAGAGTTTGATTCTCGATGTAACTGGTCAGCTTTAACGGGGAAATGCGGTTGCCCAACATAAAGGAATCAAAGTTTCCATCATTATCGGAATCCAGTTCGCCTTCCATCCAGGACAAAGTTCCCCCTATACCCCACTTGTCAAACGGTTGTGCATTTACAGAAACTTCCAGGCCATAAACCCGTTCGGGAATACGCAAGAGCCCGATGAGCACGTTCGGAGAAGTCGGACTGGTGAGGGTGGAACCCAGATCGGAATCGCTATAGAACAGGGATATATCCCCCTGTACATTGGCCCAGGACCCGCGAGCCCCCACCTGGTAGGTATCGACGACTTGCGCCTTTGGCCGGATATTGTCCACCGAAGCTCCAGCAGAACCAACGGTACGCAGGACCCGGCCAATTTCAGGCACGGTGAAGCCCTGGGAGAAGGACGCGTACAGGTCAACCTCTTCGGTCAAATTATACACCGCGCCCGCATTAAACACCTCGCGCCCGTAGTCCAGGTTCCCTCCCACGACATCGAAGTTGCCTACGGTGGTGAAATTGTCCACGGCAAACAGGATCGTTTCATACCGGACCCCGCCATGAAGCGTCAGGGATTCGCCCAGGAAAACCTCGGTCTGCGCGAACGGACCCACGGTCCACTGCTCCATTTCAGGCGTGAAAAACCTTCCATCTTCCATGGGCTGTGATGTTTCTTCATAGACCACATCCACTCCCCAAAGCAGGCGTCCAAAAGAGAATAGCGGTGTTTCAATATCCAGACGTCCACCATACCGCTGCGAATCAATAAAAGTCTGTCCGCCGGTCGTGTGAGTGGGAGGCGGGAAATATCCATAGCGCGTCCAGAAATCCCGGTAATAGAGCTGAGTCTTAACAATACTTCCCATCACATCTGTATTACGGTAGTTGAGATTGAGTTGAAGATTCTCAGTTCCCGTATCCTCTCCCAGCGGAACGCCTGGGACTGCCGGGGTCTTTACCACACCGGTCAAACCCACTCCCCTTGAAAAATTCGTTTCCTGTTCGAGTTTAAAAGAGTTGGCAGAAAGTTCAAACCGTTGCTGTTCATCCAGGTCGTATCCCAGTTTTCCGAACAGGTTATAGGAGTCGGAATCCGCTATACCTCCCTGGCCGTTGGGGTCAGGAGAAATCCGGTCACCCTCGCCATCAAAAAATCCGCCGGTCTGTTCACCCGTCGCGCTCAAAATATAGTCAAGTTGTTCATGACGGCCTTCCACACGCTGAGTCAGCCGTTCGCTGGCACTTTCGCCAACCTCGGAAGGCTGAAAGCGGACTGTAAAATCTGTAGTGAATTTCGCAGGCCCTTCCTCTGCCCTTTTTGTGATGATATTGATAATACCCCCTGTGCCCCCCAGACCATACACGCTGGTTGAACCACGTAGCACCTCCACCCGTTCGATGGCCGCGGGATCTATGGTCCGTAAGTTTCGCTGGCCGTTTCGAAGGGGGAGGGTCTGTGGCACGCCATCAATCAGGACAAACAGGTTTTGTCCCCGCAAAGTTTGTCCCACTTCGGTATTGCCTTCGGTGCTGGTCCCAAGACCCGGCACGGTTTTGGCCAGGATGTCTCCCAGGTCCGTCGTCAGGTCCATTTGCCGCTGGATTTGCTCACGTCTGACAATGGTTACACTTTGAGGCGTGTCAATAAGGTTACCAACACTCCGGGTTACCCCAACTTCTATGTTCCCTAATGATATGGAATCAGCCGCTTTTGTCAGGGTG contains:
- a CDS encoding PepSY domain-containing protein; translation: MKTSIRKKRTAPAPRHSLWFRIHLYLGLFVGLMFAFSGLTGSALVFYKGIDELLNPALLTVEPGGEYARLTEITAAAQKAVPVSAKPARLYFPPHLRAPFKIRFTLPKEDQTVLLDVMVNPFTAEVLGQRRWGGYLMSCLYKMHFTLLSGKRGETIVGVIGLLLICSVVSGVVLWWRQPGKFLQAFTFRHRSSPVRQIYDLHKTVGAYACIVLVVAAFSGISMIFPQYMKSALSMILPVEQLPPSGISKIETGGGQKINIHEVASIARDFFPRAKLQRIYFPSSTEAAFRIIMRQPGEIRQTSGSTQLWISAYNGEIRKTQEPQTMSSRDTLLSWMFPIHNGEALGMPGRVLMFLAGFAPIHLYVTGLIVWQRKRKARLRADFPGDPDTRYRKRSPTT
- a CDS encoding TonB-dependent receptor: MTTTAYALEGPNNADSNTGTVPSVESRKLPFNILPQDLSSALSRFGETADLQLLYDAKMTTGLKTQGVQGTYTPREALEFILDGTDLDFRFTARDTVTLTKAADSISLGNIEVGVTRSVGNLIDTPQSVTIVRREQIQRQMDLTTDLGDILAKTVPGLGTSTEGNTEVGQTLRGQNLFVLIDGVPQTLPLRNGQRNLRTIDPAAIERVEVLRGSTSVYGLGGTGGIINIITKRAEEGPAKFTTDFTVRFQPSEVGESASERLTQRVEGRHEQLDYILSATGEQTGGFFDGEGDRISPDPNGQGGIADSDSYNLFGKLGYDLDEQQRFELSANSFKLEQETNFSRGVGLTGVVKTPAVPGVPLGEDTGTENLQLNLNYRNTDVMGSIVKTQLYYRDFWTRYGYFPPPTHTTGGQTFIDSQRYGGRLDIETPLFSFGRLLWGVDVVYEETSQPMEDGRFFTPEMEQWTVGPFAQTEVFLGESLTLHGGVRYETILFAVDNFTTVGNFDVVGGNLDYGREVFNAGAVYNLTEEVDLYASFSQGFTVPEIGRVLRTVGSAGASVDNIRPKAQVVDTYQVGARGSWANVQGDISLFYSDSDLGSTLTSPTSPNVLIGLLRIPERVYGLEVSVNAQPFDKWGIGGTLSWMEGELDSDNDGNFDSFMLGNRISPLKLTSYIENQTLSNWRNRLQFLYSGNRDRFKGQPGFGRGAVDDYVLVDLVSTLNFETGSLSVGIKNLFDEQYFPNISQIYDFNDRYSAGSGRSISATYSFKW